A window of Nocardiopsis sp. Huas11 genomic DNA:
CGGCACAGTGACGACCACCCGCTGAGGCCACGACCGACGACGGCGAGGAGCCGCCATGAGCGACGACACCACCGACCCGGCGACCGAGGCCTTCGTCGCCCACCGCAACCTGCTCTTCACGGTCGCCTACGAGATGCTCGGATCGGCGGTCGACGCCGAGGACGTCCTCCAGGAGACCTGGCTGCGGTGGGCGAGGGTCGACCTGGCGGGCGTGCGCGACGAGCGCTCCTACCTGGTGCGGATCACCACGCGGCAAGCGCTGAACCGGCTGCGCGCCAGACAGCGCCGCAAGGAGTCCTATGTCGGACCCTGGCTGCCCGAGCCGCTGCTGACCGCGCCGGACGTGGCACAGGACGTCGAGCTCGCCGAGAGCGTGTCGATGGCGCTGATGCTGGTCCTGGAGACGCTGGCGCCGACCGAGCGCGCCGTCTTCGTGCTGCGCGAGGTGTTCGACGTCGGCTACGACGAGATCGCGGCCGCCGTGGACAAGAGCCCGGCGGCCGTCCGTCAGATCGCGCACCGCGCCCGGCGGCACGTGGAGGCCCGCCGCCCGCGTGAGACCGTCTCGCCGAGCCGGACCCGGCAGGCGCTGGAGTCGTTCCGGCGCGCGCTGGACACCGGGGACCTCCAGGGACTGTGCGACGTGCTCGCTCCGCAGGTCGTGTTCCTGGCCGACGGCGGCGGCATCAGGAAGGCCGCGCTGCGGCCGGTC
This region includes:
- a CDS encoding RNA polymerase sigma-70 factor, encoding MSDDTTDPATEAFVAHRNLLFTVAYEMLGSAVDAEDVLQETWLRWARVDLAGVRDERSYLVRITTRQALNRLRARQRRKESYVGPWLPEPLLTAPDVAQDVELAESVSMALMLVLETLAPTERAVFVLREVFDVGYDEIAAAVDKSPAAVRQIAHRARRHVEARRPRETVSPSRTRQALESFRRALDTGDLQGLCDVLAPQVVFLADGGGIRKAALRPVSGAESVGRLILGGIGRSGVSLTVDPTVVNGHPALVVRVEEEVDGVLAVRMEDAGITGLYYVRNPQKLTRVGRETPLSLR